GTCCACCATGCTCTGCGCCTGGCTGATCACCGAGGAGGGCTGGTCGCCGGGCACGGTGATCCCGCTGGTGCTGGTGGTCGGCGCGGTGTCCGGCAGCGCGATGGGCGCGATCATCCACTTCTTCGAGGTGCCGCCGTTCATCGCCACGCTGGCCGGGATGTTCCTGGCCCGCGGCCTCTGCTACGTGATCAGCACGGACTCGATCCGGATCAGCCACCCGTTCTTCACCGAGACGGCCAACACGATGGTCCCCCTCGGCGACTACCGGATCGACCCCAGCGTGGTCGTCTCGCTGATCGTGGTCGCGGTCGCGTTCGTGGCGCTGCACTACACGCGCTTCGGCCGCAACGTCTACGCGATCGGCGGCAACGAGCAGTCCGCGCTGCTGATGGGCCTGCCGGTCGGCCTGACGAAAGTCGGTGTCTACGCGGTGAGCGGCCTCTGCGCGACCGGCGCCGGTGTGCTCTACACGTTCTACACCGGCGCGGGGTACAGCAACACCGGCATCGGCATGGAACTGGACGCGATCGCGGCCGTGGTGATCGGCGGCACGCTGCTGACCGGCGGTTCCGGCTTCGTACTCGGCACCGTGCTGGGCGTGCTGGTGTTCGGCGTGATCCAGACGATCATCCAGTTCGAGGGCCTGCTCTCCTGGTGGACCCGGATCGCGGTCGGCGCGCTGCTGCTGCTCTTCATCGTGCTGCAGCGGGTGATCGGCGCACGGAAGACTTGAGCTTCTGGTCGTCGCTTCGCTCCTCCGGCTCGGCGCCACCTCCGGCGCTGGCACGGCCATCGGCAGACGAAAGGCGTGTCTGCCGGTGGCCGCGCCAGCTCTGGTCGCCCGCGCCTCGCGGGGCTCGGGAGCGGTGCTGACGCGCGGCGGTGGGGTTCCGGTACTGATTCGTAAATTGCGAGATCCCCGATTGTGGTGCGGCTGGGGCAAGATAGGCGGGACAGTCGTATGCGAAGAGGGAGGCGTCCGTGACCGTCGGCGAGGGACGCAGGGTCACCATCACCGCGATCGCCGCGGAGGCGGGCGTCTCGGTGCCGACCGTCTCGCGCGTGCTGAACGGCCGGTCGGACGTGTCGCCGCAGACCCGGGAGCGGGTCGAGGAGCTGCTGCGCCAGCACGGTTATCGGCGTCGCGCCGCCCGCAGCCGGGTCTCCGCCAGCCTGATCGACCTGGTCTTCAACGATCTGGACAGCCCGTGGGCCGTCGAGATCATCCGCGGGGTGGAGGACGTGGCGCACGCGGCCGGCGTCGGCACCGTGGTCTCCGCGATCCACCAGCGTTCCACGTCCGCCCGGCAGTGGCTGCAGAACCTGCGGGCCCGCGCCACCGACGGCGTCATCTTCGTCGTGTCCGACCTGTCGCCGCCGCTGCTGGCCGAGCTGCGGCGGCTGAACATCCCGATGGTGGTGGTCGACCCGGCCGGCGTGCCCGCGATGGACATCCCGACGATCGGCGCGACGAACTGGGCGGGCGGCCTGAGCGCGACCGAGCACCTGCTGTCACTGGGCCACCGGCGGATCGGGTTCATCGCCGGGCCGAAGCGGCTGCTCTGCTCGCGCGCCCGGCTCGACGGTTACCGCGCCGGCCTGGAGGCGGTCGGCATCGAGGTCGCGGACGAGCTGCTCTTCCAGGGCGACTTCTACCACGAGTCCGGGTTCGCCGGTGGCGCCGCGCTGCTGGAGCTGGACGATCCGCCGACCGCGATCTTCGCGGCCAGCGACCAGATGGCGTTCGGGGTGTACGAGGCGGTTCGCCGGCGAGGGCTCCGGGTGCCGGACGACATCAGCGTGGTGGGTTTCGACGACCTTCCGGAGGCGCGCTGGGCCTCGCCGCCGCTCACCACGGTGCGCCAGCCGCTGGCCGAGATGGGGCTGCTGGCTGCGCGAACAGTGCTGCGGCTGGCCCAGGGCGAGGACATCGAGACGCCGCGGATCGAGCTCGCGACCGATCTCGTGGTCCGGGACAGCACCGCGGCGCTCTGATCTCCTTCCGGGACATTTCCGGTAAGAGATTGACGCTGGCGAGCGCGTCGGCCAATACTTGGGATCGCTCCCATAGATGGAACTGGATCTCGCGGCGTCTCCACCGCCGCGTCCCGGGAGCCTTCCCCCGGAGAGGACCGACTCCCGATGACCGACGACTCGAAGCGCCCGCCGAGACGTCACCGCCGGCCGTTGCTCGCGGCCGCGGCCGTGCTGCTCGCGTCCGGCGCTGCGATCGCGATCCCGCAGCTCGCCGCCGCCGCCACCACGCTGCAGAGCCTGGCCGCGGCGAAGGGCAAGACGGTCGGCTTCGCGCTCACCTCGAGCTATCTGAGCGAGCCCGCGTACAAGAACATCGCCGACACCGAGTTCAACCTGGTGGTGGCCGAGAACGCGATGAAGTGGTCGGAGACCGAGCCGTCGCGCAACTCGTTCAGCTACGCCGCCGGTGACGCCGTCGCGGACTACGCGGCCTCGGGTGGCAAGGAGCTCTACGGGCACACGCTGGTCTGGCACCAGCAGTACCCCGGCTGGGTGGACGGCATCAGCAGCGGCACCGACCTGCTCGCCGCCATGCGGAACCACATCACCAACGTGGCCGGCCACTACGCCGGCCAGGTGGTCGCCTGGGACGTGGTGAACGAGGCGTTCGAGGACAACGGCTCCCGGCGGCAGTCCATCTTCCAGCAGCGGATCGGCAACTCGTACATCGAGGAGGCGTTCCGCGCCGCGCGGGCCGCGGACCCGGCCGCGAAGCTGTGCATCAACGACTACTCCACGGACGCGATCAACGCCAAGAGCACCGCGATCTACAACCTGGTGCAGGACTTCAAGGCCCGCGGGGTGCCGATCGACTGCGTCGGGTTCCAGGCGCACCTGATCCTCGGGCAGGTCCCGTCCGACCTGCAGGCGAACCTGCAGCGCTTCGCGAACCTGGGCGTGGACGTGCGGATCACCGAGCTGGACGTGCGCCTGCCGACGCCGGCCGACGCGTCCGAGCTGGCCACGCAGCGGAGCGACTACCAGAAGGTCTTCACGGCCTGTACGAACGTCGCCCGCTGCACCGGCGTGACGGTCTGGGGCATCACCGACCGGTACTCCTGGGTGCCGGACGTGTTCCCGGGGTACGGCGCGGCGCTGATCTGGGACGACAACTACGCGAGGAAGCCGGCCTACGACGGCGCGGCCGCGGGCTTCGGCGGCACGGTCGGCACGCCGACCCCGACCGCGACGACCGGCTCGCCGACGCCGGGCCCGACCACGCCCGGGCCGTCCGGTGGCTGCGCGGTGACGTACGGCGTGAACCAGTGGAACACCGGCTTCACCGCGAACGTGACCGTGCGGAACGCCGGCGGCAGCGCGATCAACGGCTGGACACTGCGCTGGGCCTACACCGGCGGCCAGACCGTGACGCAGTCGTGGAGTTCGTCGGTCACCCAGTCCGGTGCCGAGGTCACCGCGACCAACGCGGCCTGGAACGGATCGATCCCGGTCGGTGGCAGCACGTCGTTCGGCTTCAACGGCACGCACGGCGGCGCGAACCCGGCGCCCACCGCGTTCACGCTCAACGGGGCGGCCTGCGCGGTGTCCTGACGGCGAAGAAGATCAAGATCAAGATCGTGGATTAACCCGAGATCAAAGGGTACGGTCACGACCGTACCCTTTGATCTGAGCATTTTTCGGCCACATCCGTCACGGGTGCGCCCGAGCCACAAGGCCGGAAAATGCTCATACTTTGAGGTTTGTTGGGAGTTCGCCATCGGCGCTTTTCGGAACCCCGTCGTCTCCGGCTTCTTCCCCGACCCGAGCGTGTGCCGCGTCGGCCAGGACTACTACCTCGCGACCTCCAGCTTCGAGTACGTGCCCGGCGTGCCGATCCTGCACAGCCGCGATCTGGTGCACTGGCGGCAGATCGGCAACGCGCTCGGCGAGGAGCAGCTCGGGTTCGGCCCGCGGGTCCCGGCGTCCGGCGGCGTCTACGCGCCCACGCTGCGCCACCACGACGGGCTGTTCTGGCTGATCACCACGAACCTCTCCGGCGGCGGCACGGTGATCGTGACCGCCACCGACCCGGGCGGCCCGTGGTCCGACCCGGTCCGGGTGCCCGGCATCACCGGCATCGACCCGGATCTCGCCTGGGACGCCGAGGGCAACTGCTGGTGCACGTTCGCCGGGATCAAGCAGGCACGGATCGACCCGAAGACCGGCGAAACGCTGGAGACGCCGCGGCGGGTCTGGTCCGGCACGCCCGGCGCGCAGTACCCGGAGGCACCGCACCTCTACCGGATCGGCGAGTGGTGGTACCTGCTGATCGCGGAGGGCGGCACCGAGCGCGGGCACGGCGTCTCGATCGCCCGCGGCCCGCGCCCGGACGGCCCGTTCACGCCGTGCCCGGCGAACCCGATCCTCACCCACCGCAGCACCGACCGGCCGATCCAGAACACCGGCCACGGCGACCTGATCCAGGCGCACGACGGCACCTGGTGGCTGCTCTTCCTCGGCGTCCGCCCGCGGGGCGGCAGCCCCGGCTATCACGTGCTCGGCCGCGAGACGTTCCTGGCGCCGGTGACCTGGGTGGACGGCTGGCCGGTGATCGGTGACGTGGCGCCGGTGACCGAGGGGCCGACGCTGCCCGCCGCGCCCTGGCCCGACTCCGGCGGCGAGGAGCACGACGACTTCCGCGGGCCGCGGCTGCACCCCCGGTGGATCCAGCCGCGCGTCGCGACCGCCCGGCTGGACGTCCGGGAGGGCTGGCTGACCGTGCCGGAGGGCGGGTTCGCCGGCCGCCGCCAGACCCACCTCAGCTGCCGCGTGCAGACCCGGGCGGACGCGGAGCCGGGCGCGGCCGGCGGCCTGATGGTGCGCCTGGACGAACGACACTGGTACGGCGTGCACGTCGACGGCGACCAGGTGATCGCGGAGGCCCGGATCGGCCCGCTGCGCCAGGTGGTCGGCATCCACCGCCGCCCGCCGGGCCCGGTGCTGCTGACCGTGGCGATCGACGCGGCCGGCCCGGACCCGGACTCACCCACCGACTCGCCGGACCTGGTCCGGCTCGGGCTGGTCGCGGACGACGAGTTCGTCTCGCTGGCCGAGCTGGACGGCCGGTACCTGTCGACCGAGGTCGCGGGCGGCTTCACCGGCCGGGTGATCGGGCTGTCCGCGTTCCGCGGAACCGTGCACTTCGACTGGTTCAGCTACACCGGCTCGGACGCCTGAGGCCTCGTTCGGCGGGAAGCGGCCGTTTCTGCACCCTGCGGCTGATATCTCTGGCAGCGCAGCGTTCACAGCAGCGGAGGGTGGCCAGATGGAAGCGGCAAAGCCGGAGAACGAGGCCGGACGGCTCGCCACGCTCCACGACCTGGAGGTGCTGGACACCGATCCGGAACAGGAGTTCGACGACATCGTCAAGCTCGCGTCGCACGTCTGCGGCGTACCGATGTCGCTGGTCAGCCTGGTCGACACGGACCGGCAGTGGTTCAAGGCCAAGATCGGGCTGGAGATGGACGAGACCTCACGCGAGGTGTCGTTCTGCGCGCACGCGATCCTCGGCAAGGACCTGATGGTCGTGCCGGACGTGCAGGAGGACCGGCGGTTCGCCGACAACCCGCTGGCGGTCGGCGACCCGGGCGTGCGGTTCTACGCCGGAGCGCCGCTGGTCACCAGCGACGGCTTCGCGCTCGGCACGCTCTGCGTGATCGACTCCGAGCCGCGCCGGCTCAACCTCGACCAGCTGCAGGCGCTGCGGGCGCTGTCCCGCCAGGTCACGGCGCAGCTCGAACTCCGGCGGTACGCGAAGGCGCTGAACCGGACCGTGGCCCGGCTGCAGGACATCGAGCGCCGCCGGGACGACTTCGCGAACCTGCTCGCCGGCGACCTGCGCGCGCCGCTGCACGAGTTCGGCGCGTACCTGGAGAGCGTCAGCACCGACCGGGAGCCGGACCCGGTGCTGGCCGAGGCGCTGGTCCGGACCACCCGGCGGCACCTGGACCCGATGCGGCAACTGGTCGCGCACCTGCTGGCGATGGCCGACCCGGAGAACGAGGGCTACGAGGCGCTGCACCTGCGCGAGGTCGACCTGACCCGGATCACCGAGCGTGCGGTGCAGGCGGTCCGGCCGATCGCGGCGACCAAGGAGATCTGGATCCTGCACGGCCAGGGCCCGTCGCTGCCGATCTACGCGGACCCCGTACGGCTGGAGCAGGTCTTCATGCACCTGCTCTTCGCGACCGTCAAATACACGCCGCCCGGCGGCCGGGTGCGGGTGACCACCGAGGCCGCGAGCGGTCCGGCCGTGCGCCTGGACGACCTGGACCAGCCGGACACCGAGCGGCCCAGCCTCTTCACCCACCTCTACTACAGCGCGGTGGCGCAGATCGACGACGGGCCGGACCGCGGGCTGGCGGTGGCGAAGCGGATCCTCGACGTGCACCACGCCACGCTCGCGCTCTCCGACCGGCCCGGACAGGGCACCTCGCTGCGGGTGGTCTTCCCGCCGGTGCCGGCCGTGCTGGAGACGCTGGCCGCACCGGCGCGATGAGCCGCCGGCACGGTGGTCGAGGCGCCGGCCACGTCGACGGAACGACCTGACCGGCGCCTCGATCCCGGCGGTGGGTGCCTCAGCCGACCGGGGTGCGGTCCCGCGGCGCGGTGCCGACCAGGG
This genomic window from Catenuloplanes niger contains:
- the yjfF gene encoding galactofuranose ABC transporter, permease protein YjfF, coding for MTTTTSPTGVRLAKVFTGRQRYVPILATAGVLLLMWIGGALTYDNFADLQVLLNVFKDNAFLLVLAVGMTFVILSGGIDLSVGSMLALSTMLCAWLITEEGWSPGTVIPLVLVVGAVSGSAMGAIIHFFEVPPFIATLAGMFLARGLCYVISTDSIRISHPFFTETANTMVPLGDYRIDPSVVVSLIVVAVAFVALHYTRFGRNVYAIGGNEQSALLMGLPVGLTKVGVYAVSGLCATGAGVLYTFYTGAGYSNTGIGMELDAIAAVVIGGTLLTGGSGFVLGTVLGVLVFGVIQTIIQFEGLLSWWTRIAVGALLLLFIVLQRVIGARKT
- a CDS encoding glycoside hydrolase family 43 protein — translated: MRPSHKAGKCSYFEVCWEFAIGAFRNPVVSGFFPDPSVCRVGQDYYLATSSFEYVPGVPILHSRDLVHWRQIGNALGEEQLGFGPRVPASGGVYAPTLRHHDGLFWLITTNLSGGGTVIVTATDPGGPWSDPVRVPGITGIDPDLAWDAEGNCWCTFAGIKQARIDPKTGETLETPRRVWSGTPGAQYPEAPHLYRIGEWWYLLIAEGGTERGHGVSIARGPRPDGPFTPCPANPILTHRSTDRPIQNTGHGDLIQAHDGTWWLLFLGVRPRGGSPGYHVLGRETFLAPVTWVDGWPVIGDVAPVTEGPTLPAAPWPDSGGEEHDDFRGPRLHPRWIQPRVATARLDVREGWLTVPEGGFAGRRQTHLSCRVQTRADAEPGAAGGLMVRLDERHWYGVHVDGDQVIAEARIGPLRQVVGIHRRPPGPVLLTVAIDAAGPDPDSPTDSPDLVRLGLVADDEFVSLAELDGRYLSTEVAGGFTGRVIGLSAFRGTVHFDWFSYTGSDA
- a CDS encoding endo-1,4-beta-xylanase, giving the protein MTDDSKRPPRRHRRPLLAAAAVLLASGAAIAIPQLAAAATTLQSLAAAKGKTVGFALTSSYLSEPAYKNIADTEFNLVVAENAMKWSETEPSRNSFSYAAGDAVADYAASGGKELYGHTLVWHQQYPGWVDGISSGTDLLAAMRNHITNVAGHYAGQVVAWDVVNEAFEDNGSRRQSIFQQRIGNSYIEEAFRAARAADPAAKLCINDYSTDAINAKSTAIYNLVQDFKARGVPIDCVGFQAHLILGQVPSDLQANLQRFANLGVDVRITELDVRLPTPADASELATQRSDYQKVFTACTNVARCTGVTVWGITDRYSWVPDVFPGYGAALIWDDNYARKPAYDGAAAGFGGTVGTPTPTATTGSPTPGPTTPGPSGGCAVTYGVNQWNTGFTANVTVRNAGGSAINGWTLRWAYTGGQTVTQSWSSSVTQSGAEVTATNAAWNGSIPVGGSTSFGFNGTHGGANPAPTAFTLNGAACAVS
- a CDS encoding GAF domain-containing sensor histidine kinase — its product is MEAAKPENEAGRLATLHDLEVLDTDPEQEFDDIVKLASHVCGVPMSLVSLVDTDRQWFKAKIGLEMDETSREVSFCAHAILGKDLMVVPDVQEDRRFADNPLAVGDPGVRFYAGAPLVTSDGFALGTLCVIDSEPRRLNLDQLQALRALSRQVTAQLELRRYAKALNRTVARLQDIERRRDDFANLLAGDLRAPLHEFGAYLESVSTDREPDPVLAEALVRTTRRHLDPMRQLVAHLLAMADPENEGYEALHLREVDLTRITERAVQAVRPIAATKEIWILHGQGPSLPIYADPVRLEQVFMHLLFATVKYTPPGGRVRVTTEAASGPAVRLDDLDQPDTERPSLFTHLYYSAVAQIDDGPDRGLAVAKRILDVHHATLALSDRPGQGTSLRVVFPPVPAVLETLAAPAR
- a CDS encoding LacI family DNA-binding transcriptional regulator is translated as MTVGEGRRVTITAIAAEAGVSVPTVSRVLNGRSDVSPQTRERVEELLRQHGYRRRAARSRVSASLIDLVFNDLDSPWAVEIIRGVEDVAHAAGVGTVVSAIHQRSTSARQWLQNLRARATDGVIFVVSDLSPPLLAELRRLNIPMVVVDPAGVPAMDIPTIGATNWAGGLSATEHLLSLGHRRIGFIAGPKRLLCSRARLDGYRAGLEAVGIEVADELLFQGDFYHESGFAGGAALLELDDPPTAIFAASDQMAFGVYEAVRRRGLRVPDDISVVGFDDLPEARWASPPLTTVRQPLAEMGLLAARTVLRLAQGEDIETPRIELATDLVVRDSTAAL